One genomic window of Gossypium hirsutum isolate 1008001.06 chromosome D11, Gossypium_hirsutum_v2.1, whole genome shotgun sequence includes the following:
- the LOC107913610 gene encoding polyribonucleotide nucleotidyltransferase 1, chloroplastic isoform X1 has product MLANPSGVRSTACYAQPSHFAFSGRCKLLSSFPNRPRFLSPKKTSKFCSLSLLLSRNGVRCNSFSVKALVEPEVSESVAAAAGGAGAGGSGLLPPVSVKIPFGDREILIETGHIGRQASGSVMATDGETIVYTSVCLSDVPSEPSDFFPLNVTYQERFSAAGRTSGGFFKREGKTKDNEVLICRMIDRPLRPTMLKGFYHETQLLSWVLSYDGLHCPDALAVTAAGIAVALSEVPHSEAIAGVRIGLLGDKFVVNPTTKEMEGSTLDLFLAGTDNAILMIEGYCDFLPEEKLLEAVQVGQGAVRQICSAVKALVTKCGKPKMLDAIRLPPPELYRLVEKIAGDELHNVLQIKSKIPRRKAISLLEEKVINRLTDKGYISIEGLSGSGETILDLIDEEDEDEEIVVDGEVDEGDVHIKPVSRKSTPLFTEVDVKLVFKEVSSKILRRRIVEGGKRSDGRSPEDIRPITSSCGLLPRAHGSALFTRGETQSLAVVTLGDKQMAQKLDNLANVEEFKRFYLQYSFPPSSVGEVGRMGAPSRREIGHGTLAERALEPILPTEDAFPYTIRVESTITESNGSSSMASVCGGCLALQDAGVPLKCSIAGIAMGLVLDTHEFGGDGTPLILSDITGAEDASGDMDFKVAGNEDGITAFQMDIKVEGITLPVMREALLQARDGRRRILAEMMKCSPPPAKSLSKYAPLIHIMKVAPEKVNMIIGSGGKKVKSIIEETGVEAIDTQDDGIVKITAKDLSSLEKSKSIISSLTMVPTVGDIYRNCEIKSIVPYGVFVEIVPGREGLCHISELTSDWLAKAEDAFKVGDRVDVKLIEVNDKGQLRLSRRALLPVPETSPEDPSSNPDVVVIADSGKASDEGAPQKYVSVPKAEGLAEEKIDRAKVKSSATKVASSSKSNSAETTLLPRKKVFKRVKKSGSKAVTGVSSNDGE; this is encoded by the exons atgcTGGCAAACCCTAGCGGCGTACGAAGCACGGCGTGTTATGCTCAACCTTCGCATTTCGCTTTCTCCGGCCGTTGCAAACTTCTTTCATCTTTTCCAAATCGCCCTCGCTTTCTTAGTCCCAAAAAAACCTCTAAGTTTTGCTCTCTCTCACTGCTTTTATCACGAAATGGCGTCAGATGTAACAGCTTTTCCGTTAAAGCTTTGGTGGAGCCGGAAGTTTCCGAGTCTGTTGCTGCTGCTGCCGGGGGAGCTGGTGCTGGTGGTTCTGGTTTACTGCCACCTGTTTCTGTCAAAATTCCCTTTGGAGATAGAGAG ATTCTGATTGAGACAGGTCATATAGGGAGGCAAGCTAGTGGTTCTGTGATGGCAACTGATGGAGAAACG aTTGTATACACATCTGTTTGTTTGTCAGATGTCCCAAGCGAGCCTTCTGATTTTTTCCCGCTTAATGTTACATATCAAGAACGTTTTTCAGCAGCAGGTCGAACTAG TGGTGGTTTCTTTAAACGCGAAGGGAAGACAAAGGACAATGAG GTTCTTATTTGTCGGATGATTGATAGGCCATTGCGCCCAACTATGCTTAAGGGATTCTACCATGAAACTCAGTTACTATCTTGG GTTTTGAGTTATGACGGTTTACACTGTCCAGATGCTTTAGCAGTTACTGCAGCCGGTATAGCAGT AGCACTCTCTGAAGTGCCACACTCAGAAGCTATCGCAGGAGTTCGAATTGGTTTACTTGGTGATAAATTTGTTGTAAATCCAACAACAAAGGAGATGGAAGGCTCAACACTTGACCTATTTTTGGCAGGCACGGATAATGCTATATTAATGATAGAG GGCTATTGTGATTTTCTACCTGAAGAAAAGTTGCTTGAAGCAGTACAAGTAGGGCAG GGTGCAGTGAGACAAATCTGCAGCGCTGTGAAGGCTTTGGTTACGAAGTGTGGGAAACCCAAAATGCTTGATGCTATCAGATTGCCACCTCCTGAGCTTTATCGGCTCGTGGAA AAAATTGCAGGTGACGAATTGCATAATGTACTTCAAATTAAGAGTAAAATACCAAGAAGAAAGGCCATCTCATTGTTAGAAGAGAAAGTTATTAACAGACTGACAGATAAGGGATATATCAGCATAGAGGGCTTATCAGGATCTGGTGAAACAATACTAGACTTAATTGATGAGGAGGATGAGGATGAAGAAATTGTTGTTGATGGTGAAGTAGATGAAGGTGATGTGCACATAAAGCCGGTTTCTCGAAAATCCACTCCTTTG TTTACTGAGGTAGATGTGAAGCTGGTATTTAAGGAGGTTTCATCCAAAATCTTACGGAGACGTATTGTGGAG GGAGGAAAAAGAAGCGATGGGAGGTCTCCAGAAGATATACGTCCAATCACTTCAAGCTGTGGATTGCTTCCAAGGGCACATGGAAGTGCTCTCTTTACACGTGGGGAGACACAG TCGCTGGCAGTGGTCACACTTGGTGATAAACAAATGGCACAAAAACTGGACAATCTAGCAAATGTAGAGGAATTCAAGAGGTTCTATCTTCAG TACTCGTTTCCTCCATCAAGTGTTGGAGAGGTCGGACGGATGGGAGCTCCTAGTAGAAGAGAAATTGGACATGGAACTCTTGCAGAGAGAGCTCTTGAGCCTATATTACCTACTGAAGATGCATTTCCTTACACTATACGAGTTGAAAGTACCATTACTGAAAGCAATGGTTCCTCAag TATGGCATCTGTTTGTGGAGGTTGCTTGGCATTGCAAGATGCTGGTGTTCCCCTAAAATGCTCTATTGCTGGGATTGCGATGGGTTTGGTTTTAGACACACATGAATTTGGAGGAGATGGTACACCACTTATTCTTTCTGACATTACTGGAGCTGAAGATGCTTCTGGAGATATGGATTTCAAG GTTGCTGGAAATGAAGATGGCATAACTGCATTTCAGATGGACATAAAG GTAGAAGGGATAACCTTACCTGTTATGAGAGAGGCACTCCTACAGGCAAGGGATGGGCGCAGGCGTATTCTAG CTGAAATGATGAAATGTTCCCCTCCCCCTGCAAAAAGTCTCTCGAAGTATGCTCCACTTATTCATATCATGAAG GTTGCTCCAGAGAAAGTTAACATGATTATAGGTTCTGGTGGGAAAAAGGTAAAAAGCATTATTGAAGAAACTGGAGTAGAAGCTATTGACACGCAAGATGATGGAATT GTAAAAATCACTGCAAAAGATCTGTCAAGTCTGGAGAAGTCCAAATCCATTATTAGCAGCCTGACGATGGTTCCAACTGTTGGTGATATATACAG GAACTGTGAGATCAAATCAATAGTTCCATATGGGGTTTTCGTTGAGATAGTTCCAGGGCGAGAG GGACTTTGCCACATTAGTGAGCTGACGTCAGACTGGTTGGCCAAGGCTGAAGAT GCTTTTAAAGTTGGTGATCGTGTTGATGTTAAACTTATCGAG GTCAATGATAAGGGACAACTTCGCCTTAGCCGCCGTGCACTTCTTCCTGTTCCTGAAACAAGTCCAGAGGATCCCAGTTCAAACCCAGATGTGGTGGTTATTGCTGATTCTGGTAAAGCATCTGACGAAGGTGCACCTCAAAAATATGTGAGTGTCCCCAAAGCAGAGGGTTTAGCTGAAGAGAAGATTGATAGGGCCAAGGTTAAAAGTAGTGCTACCAAAGTTGCAAGCTCATCCAAAAGTAATTCTGCGGAGACCACTCTACTTCCACGGAAGAAGGTTTTTAAGAGAGTAAAGAAGAGTGGCAGTAAAGCTGTCACTGGTGTCTCCAGCAATGATGGGGAGTAG
- the LOC107913610 gene encoding polyribonucleotide nucleotidyltransferase 1, chloroplastic isoform X2, with the protein MLANPSGVRSTACYAQPSHFAFSGRCKLLSSFPNRPRFLSPKKTSKFCSLSLLLSRNGVRCNSFSVKALVEPEVSESVAAAAGGAGAGGSGLLPPVSVKIPFGDREILIETGHIGRQASGSVMATDGETIVYTSVCLSDVPSEPSDFFPLNVTYQERFSAAGRTSGGFFKREGKTKDNEVLICRMIDRPLRPTMLKGFYHETQLLSWVLSYDGLHCPDALAVTAAGIAVALSEVPHSEAIAGVRIGLLGDKFVVNPTTKEMEGSTLDLFLAGTDNAILMIEGYCDFLPEEKLLEAVQVGQGAVRQICSAVKALVTKCGKPKMLDAIRLPPPELYRLVEKIAGDELHNVLQIKSKIPRRKAISLLEEKVINRLTDKGYISIEGLSGSGETILDLIDEEDEDEEIVVDGEVDEGDVHIKPVSRKSTPLFTEVDVKLVFKEVSSKILRRRIVEGGKRSDGRSPEDIRPITSSCGLLPRAHGSALFTRGETQSLAVVTLGDKQMAQKLDNLANVEEFKRFYLQYSFPPSSVGEVGRMGAPSRREIGHGTLAERALEPILPTEDAFPYTIRVESTITESNGSSSMASVCGGCLALQDAGVPLKCSIAGIAMGLVLDTHEFGGDGTPLILSDITGAEDASGDMDFKVAGNEDGITAFQMDIKVEGITLPVMREALLQARDGRRRILAEMMKCSPPPAKSLSKYAPLIHIMKVAPEKVNMIIGSGGKKVKSIIEETGVEAIDTQDDGIVKITAKDLSSLEKSKSIISSLTMVPTVGDIYSKDVLELHIGDMHHRCSSILSVCQSSCVMCLVLSVGPEKQFYADLMSPRQNLAKVKTYYGSLGS; encoded by the exons atgcTGGCAAACCCTAGCGGCGTACGAAGCACGGCGTGTTATGCTCAACCTTCGCATTTCGCTTTCTCCGGCCGTTGCAAACTTCTTTCATCTTTTCCAAATCGCCCTCGCTTTCTTAGTCCCAAAAAAACCTCTAAGTTTTGCTCTCTCTCACTGCTTTTATCACGAAATGGCGTCAGATGTAACAGCTTTTCCGTTAAAGCTTTGGTGGAGCCGGAAGTTTCCGAGTCTGTTGCTGCTGCTGCCGGGGGAGCTGGTGCTGGTGGTTCTGGTTTACTGCCACCTGTTTCTGTCAAAATTCCCTTTGGAGATAGAGAG ATTCTGATTGAGACAGGTCATATAGGGAGGCAAGCTAGTGGTTCTGTGATGGCAACTGATGGAGAAACG aTTGTATACACATCTGTTTGTTTGTCAGATGTCCCAAGCGAGCCTTCTGATTTTTTCCCGCTTAATGTTACATATCAAGAACGTTTTTCAGCAGCAGGTCGAACTAG TGGTGGTTTCTTTAAACGCGAAGGGAAGACAAAGGACAATGAG GTTCTTATTTGTCGGATGATTGATAGGCCATTGCGCCCAACTATGCTTAAGGGATTCTACCATGAAACTCAGTTACTATCTTGG GTTTTGAGTTATGACGGTTTACACTGTCCAGATGCTTTAGCAGTTACTGCAGCCGGTATAGCAGT AGCACTCTCTGAAGTGCCACACTCAGAAGCTATCGCAGGAGTTCGAATTGGTTTACTTGGTGATAAATTTGTTGTAAATCCAACAACAAAGGAGATGGAAGGCTCAACACTTGACCTATTTTTGGCAGGCACGGATAATGCTATATTAATGATAGAG GGCTATTGTGATTTTCTACCTGAAGAAAAGTTGCTTGAAGCAGTACAAGTAGGGCAG GGTGCAGTGAGACAAATCTGCAGCGCTGTGAAGGCTTTGGTTACGAAGTGTGGGAAACCCAAAATGCTTGATGCTATCAGATTGCCACCTCCTGAGCTTTATCGGCTCGTGGAA AAAATTGCAGGTGACGAATTGCATAATGTACTTCAAATTAAGAGTAAAATACCAAGAAGAAAGGCCATCTCATTGTTAGAAGAGAAAGTTATTAACAGACTGACAGATAAGGGATATATCAGCATAGAGGGCTTATCAGGATCTGGTGAAACAATACTAGACTTAATTGATGAGGAGGATGAGGATGAAGAAATTGTTGTTGATGGTGAAGTAGATGAAGGTGATGTGCACATAAAGCCGGTTTCTCGAAAATCCACTCCTTTG TTTACTGAGGTAGATGTGAAGCTGGTATTTAAGGAGGTTTCATCCAAAATCTTACGGAGACGTATTGTGGAG GGAGGAAAAAGAAGCGATGGGAGGTCTCCAGAAGATATACGTCCAATCACTTCAAGCTGTGGATTGCTTCCAAGGGCACATGGAAGTGCTCTCTTTACACGTGGGGAGACACAG TCGCTGGCAGTGGTCACACTTGGTGATAAACAAATGGCACAAAAACTGGACAATCTAGCAAATGTAGAGGAATTCAAGAGGTTCTATCTTCAG TACTCGTTTCCTCCATCAAGTGTTGGAGAGGTCGGACGGATGGGAGCTCCTAGTAGAAGAGAAATTGGACATGGAACTCTTGCAGAGAGAGCTCTTGAGCCTATATTACCTACTGAAGATGCATTTCCTTACACTATACGAGTTGAAAGTACCATTACTGAAAGCAATGGTTCCTCAag TATGGCATCTGTTTGTGGAGGTTGCTTGGCATTGCAAGATGCTGGTGTTCCCCTAAAATGCTCTATTGCTGGGATTGCGATGGGTTTGGTTTTAGACACACATGAATTTGGAGGAGATGGTACACCACTTATTCTTTCTGACATTACTGGAGCTGAAGATGCTTCTGGAGATATGGATTTCAAG GTTGCTGGAAATGAAGATGGCATAACTGCATTTCAGATGGACATAAAG GTAGAAGGGATAACCTTACCTGTTATGAGAGAGGCACTCCTACAGGCAAGGGATGGGCGCAGGCGTATTCTAG CTGAAATGATGAAATGTTCCCCTCCCCCTGCAAAAAGTCTCTCGAAGTATGCTCCACTTATTCATATCATGAAG GTTGCTCCAGAGAAAGTTAACATGATTATAGGTTCTGGTGGGAAAAAGGTAAAAAGCATTATTGAAGAAACTGGAGTAGAAGCTATTGACACGCAAGATGATGGAATT GTAAAAATCACTGCAAAAGATCTGTCAAGTCTGGAGAAGTCCAAATCCATTATTAGCAGCCTGACGATGGTTCCAACTGTTGGTGATATATACAG TAAAGATGTCTTAGAACTGCATATTGGAGATATGCACCATAGATGCTCAAGCATTCTTTCTGTTTGTCAAAGTTCTTGTGTGATGTGTCTGGTTCTTTCTGTGGGGCCTGAGAAACAGTTTTACGCAGATTTGATGTCTCCCAGACAAAACTTGGCAAAGGTTAAAACTTATTATGGTAGTTTAGGGAGCTAA